One part of the Polycyclovorans algicola TG408 genome encodes these proteins:
- the trxB gene encoding thioredoxin-disulfide reductase, with translation MSTPTHHRLIILGSGPAGYTAAVYAARANLQPALITGLEQGGQLMTTTEVDNWPGDVEGLMGPDLMTRMQQHAERFDTQIIYDHIQSVDLKQRPFTLSGDMGQYTCDALIIATGASAKYLGLESETAFRGKGVSACATCDGFFYKGQDVAVIGGGNTAVEEALYLSNIANKVTVVHRRDKFRGEKILHDKLFKREAEGKVEIIWNHGLDEVLGDETGVTGLRVKPVAGGDARDLDLKGVFIAIGHAPNTGIFEGQLDMSGGYIKVQSGSSGNATATSVPGVFAAGDVMDHVYRQAITSAGTGCQAALDAERYLDKLADGGE, from the coding sequence ATGTCCACACCCACCCATCACCGTCTGATCATTCTCGGCTCCGGGCCGGCCGGCTACACCGCCGCCGTCTACGCCGCGCGCGCCAATCTGCAGCCGGCGCTGATCACCGGTCTTGAGCAAGGCGGGCAATTGATGACCACCACCGAGGTCGACAACTGGCCGGGTGATGTTGAAGGCTTGATGGGGCCCGACCTGATGACGCGCATGCAGCAGCACGCCGAGCGCTTCGACACGCAGATCATTTACGACCACATTCAGTCGGTGGACCTCAAGCAGCGGCCTTTCACCCTCAGTGGTGACATGGGCCAGTACACCTGCGATGCGCTGATCATCGCCACCGGCGCCTCGGCCAAGTACCTGGGCCTCGAGTCCGAAACCGCGTTTCGCGGCAAGGGCGTGTCGGCCTGCGCCACCTGCGATGGCTTTTTCTACAAGGGGCAAGACGTGGCCGTCATTGGCGGCGGTAACACGGCCGTTGAAGAGGCGCTGTACCTGTCCAACATCGCCAACAAGGTGACCGTGGTGCATCGCCGCGACAAATTCCGTGGCGAGAAAATCCTCCATGACAAGCTGTTCAAGCGGGAAGCCGAGGGCAAGGTCGAAATCATCTGGAATCACGGCCTCGACGAAGTGCTGGGCGACGAAACCGGCGTCACCGGTCTGCGCGTCAAACCCGTCGCCGGCGGGGACGCGCGCGACCTCGATCTGAAAGGCGTGTTCATCGCCATCGGCCACGCGCCCAATACCGGCATCTTTGAAGGCCAGCTCGACATGAGCGGCGGCTACATCAAGGTGCAGTCGGGCAGTAGCGGCAACGCCACCGCCACCAGCGTGCCCGGCGTCTTTGCCGCCGGTGACGTGATGGACCACGTTTATCGCCAGGCCATCACCAGCGCCGGCACCGGCTGCCAGGCGGCGCTGGATGCGGAACGTTATCTCGACAAATTGGCGGACGGCGGCGAATAA
- a CDS encoding OB-fold domain-containing protein, which produces MAEQSIIGITSFGAFIPRRRLQRSAIAAAHSWGFPGLKGQAKGERSMCSWDEDVITMAVEAGRDCLRGMNAASVTGLTLASTTAPYADINNAVFVNAALQLPAGAGAAESSGSTRAGLSTLIASCRGASADGTALVLASEQRKAKPASVLEMQVGCGAGALAVGAGDDVIARFLGAETVSVPFIDHFRKSGSDFDYGWEERWIRDEGVAKIIPAAVKRLLEKTGLSPERIAHFGLSGGPAKSDAAVARKLKLAPDALLPGFAEQVGGTGTAQPLLLLISALERAQPGEVIVIVSFAQGCEVVAFEMGNAPAVAGRRGLAGSIAQRIEETTYLKLLSNDGQIDLDWGMRAETDHKTALTQLYRVSDQIFGFVGGACSACGQIQFPRSPTCVNCGETDTQKPYSLVDAPAKVATYTADWLQYSPAPPLYMGLVQFDAGARVLMEIVDVGPGGIEVGTPLAMTFRKKERDKLRGWDRYFWKAAPTSESS; this is translated from the coding sequence TTCCCGGCCTGAAAGGCCAGGCCAAGGGCGAGCGGTCGATGTGCAGTTGGGATGAAGACGTCATCACCATGGCGGTCGAAGCCGGGCGCGACTGCCTGCGCGGCATGAACGCGGCCTCGGTCACCGGCCTGACGCTGGCCAGCACAACCGCGCCCTATGCCGACATCAACAATGCGGTGTTCGTCAACGCCGCGCTGCAATTGCCGGCGGGTGCCGGTGCGGCTGAGTCATCGGGCTCCACCCGCGCCGGTTTGAGCACGCTGATTGCTTCCTGTCGTGGCGCGTCCGCCGACGGCACAGCGCTGGTGCTTGCCTCCGAGCAGCGCAAGGCCAAGCCGGCGAGCGTGCTGGAGATGCAGGTCGGCTGCGGCGCCGGGGCGTTGGCGGTGGGTGCGGGCGACGATGTGATCGCCCGGTTCCTCGGCGCCGAGACGGTGTCGGTGCCGTTCATCGACCATTTCCGCAAATCCGGCAGCGACTTCGACTATGGCTGGGAAGAGCGCTGGATTCGTGACGAAGGCGTGGCCAAAATCATACCGGCGGCGGTCAAGCGCCTGCTCGAAAAAACCGGGCTGAGCCCCGAGCGCATTGCCCACTTCGGGCTGTCGGGCGGGCCGGCCAAGTCGGACGCCGCCGTCGCCCGCAAGCTCAAGCTGGCGCCCGACGCGCTGCTGCCGGGCTTTGCCGAACAGGTGGGCGGTACCGGCACGGCGCAACCGCTGCTGCTGCTCATTTCTGCCTTGGAGCGCGCCCAGCCGGGCGAGGTGATCGTCATCGTCAGCTTTGCGCAAGGCTGCGAAGTGGTGGCGTTTGAAATGGGCAACGCGCCTGCGGTGGCCGGTCGTCGCGGCCTGGCCGGGTCAATTGCCCAGCGCATTGAAGAAACCACGTACCTGAAGCTGCTCTCCAACGACGGTCAGATTGACCTCGACTGGGGCATGCGCGCCGAGACCGATCACAAGACCGCGCTGACGCAGTTGTACCGCGTGTCGGACCAGATCTTCGGCTTCGTTGGCGGTGCGTGCAGCGCCTGCGGGCAGATTCAGTTTCCGCGCAGCCCGACCTGCGTCAATTGCGGCGAGACCGACACCCAGAAGCCCTACTCGCTGGTGGACGCGCCCGCCAAGGTCGCGACCTACACCGCCGACTGGCTGCAGTATTCACCCGCACCGCCGCTGTACATGGGCCTGGTGCAGTTCGATGCTGGCGCCCGCGTTTTGATGGAGATCGTCGACGTGGGGCCGGGCGGCATCGAGGTCGGCACGCCGCTGGCGATGACCTTCCGCAAGAAGGAGCGCGACAAGCTGCGCGGCTGGGATCGCTACTTCTGGAAAGCAGCTCCGACCTCTGAATCGAGCTAA
- a CDS encoding acetyl-CoA acetyltransferase — translation MASGIKDKVAILGMGCSRFGERWDCGTEHLLNEAFLEALSDAGIERKQIEAAWYGSALDRVNVGNSAIPLATALRLEGIPVTRVENMCATGTEALRGAVYAVASGAADIALAIGAEKLKDSGYGGLPVQSKGTLNDLWMPYGSAPAGFAQLAAGYRAKYGVSKADLKQAIGRVSWKSHQNGAKNPKAHLQKAVEMDTILNAPIIADPLGVFDCCGVSDGAACAIVTTPAIARSLGKRDLVTVKALALSASAGREQSTNQWDGSYVQNTRNAAKAAYAEAGITNPRKELSALEVHDCFSITELVTMEDLGVSEDGQAWKDVMNGVFDADCEIPCQIDGGLKCFGHPIGASGLRMVYEHYLQLTGRAGPRQLKNPTLGLSHNLGGVPYNGVCGISIVGLEGR, via the coding sequence ATGGCATCAGGCATCAAGGACAAGGTCGCGATTCTCGGGATGGGCTGTTCGCGCTTCGGCGAACGCTGGGACTGCGGCACCGAGCACCTGCTCAACGAGGCGTTTCTGGAAGCGCTGTCCGACGCCGGCATCGAGCGCAAGCAGATCGAAGCCGCGTGGTACGGCTCGGCGCTGGACCGGGTGAACGTGGGCAACTCGGCCATTCCGCTGGCCACCGCGCTGCGGCTTGAGGGCATTCCGGTCACGCGCGTCGAAAACATGTGCGCCACCGGCACCGAAGCGCTGCGCGGCGCGGTGTATGCCGTGGCTTCCGGCGCGGCCGACATCGCGCTGGCCATCGGCGCCGAAAAGCTCAAGGACTCGGGTTACGGCGGCTTGCCGGTGCAGTCCAAGGGCACGCTCAACGACCTGTGGATGCCCTACGGATCCGCGCCTGCAGGCTTTGCGCAGTTGGCGGCCGGCTATCGCGCCAAGTACGGCGTGTCCAAGGCCGATCTGAAGCAGGCCATCGGCCGCGTGTCGTGGAAGAGCCACCAGAACGGCGCCAAGAATCCCAAGGCGCATCTGCAGAAAGCGGTGGAGATGGACACCATTCTCAACGCGCCGATCATTGCCGATCCGCTGGGCGTGTTCGACTGCTGCGGCGTGTCGGACGGCGCCGCGTGCGCCATCGTGACCACGCCGGCCATCGCCCGCAGCCTCGGCAAGCGCGACCTGGTCACGGTCAAGGCCTTGGCCCTGTCAGCCAGCGCCGGGCGCGAGCAATCCACCAACCAGTGGGACGGCAGCTACGTGCAGAACACCCGCAACGCGGCCAAGGCTGCCTATGCCGAAGCCGGCATCACCAACCCGCGCAAGGAACTCTCGGCGCTGGAAGTACACGACTGCTTCTCGATCACCGAGCTGGTGACCATGGAAGACCTGGGCGTTTCAGAAGATGGGCAGGCATGGAAAGACGTGATGAACGGCGTGTTCGACGCCGACTGCGAGATTCCCTGCCAGATCGACGGCGGCCTGAAATGCTTCGGCCACCCCATCGGTGCCTCCGGCCTGCGCATGGTCTATGAGCACTATCTGCAACTGACCGGCCGCGCCGGTCCGCGTCAGCTCAAGAACCCGACGCTCGGGCTGTCGCACAACCTCGGCGGCGTGCCTTACAACGGTGTGTGCGGCATCAGCATCGTGGGGCTTGAAGGCCGCTGA
- a CDS encoding ankyrin repeat domain-containing protein, which translates to MSDVRPLMHAIQNRDTPAARAALERDESQATDPLPGGLSPLMFALYNGAQEIAELLRAYRPLSLHEAVALDDTFAVARHVLDEPDAIRRHSVDGWTPLHLAAFFGQRDALLTLIGLGAPIDSISENPMQNTPMHAAIAGPAGEQMAPLLIGFGADVHHVGGSGVTALHLAASRDFTGLVRLLMARGVDRTLKTEDDKTAADLARERGHLEVAQLLDNGLQ; encoded by the coding sequence ATGTCCGACGTTAGACCCCTGATGCACGCGATCCAGAATCGCGACACCCCGGCCGCGCGCGCCGCGCTGGAACGTGATGAGTCCCAGGCCACCGACCCGTTGCCCGGTGGGCTGAGTCCGCTGATGTTCGCGCTCTACAACGGCGCGCAGGAAATCGCCGAGCTGCTACGCGCCTACCGACCGCTGAGCCTGCACGAGGCCGTTGCACTGGACGACACCTTTGCTGTCGCACGCCATGTGCTCGATGAGCCCGATGCCATCCGCCGCCACAGCGTCGATGGCTGGACGCCGCTGCACCTTGCCGCCTTCTTCGGCCAGCGTGACGCGCTATTGACCTTGATCGGCCTCGGCGCGCCCATCGACTCAATTAGCGAAAACCCGATGCAGAACACGCCGATGCACGCCGCGATCGCCGGCCCGGCCGGCGAGCAGATGGCGCCTTTACTGATTGGGTTTGGCGCCGATGTGCATCACGTGGGCGGTAGCGGCGTCACCGCACTGCACCTCGCTGCCTCACGCGACTTCACCGGCCTGGTTCGCCTGCTGATGGCCCGCGGCGTCGACCGCACGCTGAAGACCGAAGACGACAAGACCGCTGCCGACCTGGCCCGCGAGCGCGGCCATCTGGAGGTCGCGCAACTGCTCGACAACGGCCTGCAGTAA
- the sppA gene encoding signal peptide peptidase SppA: MANADQASKSWLRRLFDGLWTVVSTLYKTLIMLGLVLFLVSLWFIWRGPGLSTQVEDNVALIVAPSGALVDRIDIDPRWALFDQLAGAPPPQTAMRDVITAFERGAEGSRINFAVLKLDDVTSLGLAQGAELIQAIEQFRATGKTVVAYSAWYDQASYLPASHADEIVIDPMGMLAIEGLSSYSNFVKGLTDKLGVNVNVFRVGEFKSAVEPFIRQDMSDEAKVANRAWLESLWGRYGVNVAEGRDLQDDAVHQFVETLPARMEAEGGQAAEIALRAGLVTHVETLHAFRARMKERVGEDAEHGSFRQIHFQQYLAATESQRQADLSAGTPPGVIARVVVQGEIVNGQGDVGVSGGDAVEDLLMAAQLDESVRAVLLRVDSPGGSVWASEQMRRGVEQLKAAGKPVVVSMGNVAASGGYWISMNADRIFALPESITGSIGIFGLLPTFENSLEKIGVSTDGVGTTSMAGAFRLDRPLGDSAKRVIQAEIERGYDDFINKVAEARGQTPEAIDSVAQGRVWSGEAALDKGLIDAFGTEADAVAELASLAGLDDWELVEWTDVRDLFQLLFDQFFGGLTGMVRASLIPQSWLQLWAPVERATTPLLRLSDPRGQYAHCECGVAISTRSGY, encoded by the coding sequence ATGGCGAATGCCGATCAAGCCTCAAAGTCGTGGCTCCGACGTCTTTTTGATGGACTGTGGACGGTGGTTTCGACGCTCTACAAGACCCTGATCATGCTCGGTCTGGTGCTGTTTCTGGTATCGCTATGGTTCATCTGGCGCGGTCCGGGTCTCTCGACCCAGGTTGAAGACAACGTTGCCCTAATTGTCGCGCCCAGTGGCGCCCTGGTCGACCGGATCGACATTGATCCGCGCTGGGCGTTGTTCGACCAGTTGGCCGGCGCGCCGCCGCCGCAGACCGCGATGCGGGATGTCATCACCGCCTTTGAGCGTGGTGCCGAAGGTTCACGCATCAACTTCGCGGTGCTCAAGCTCGACGACGTGACCTCGCTGGGGCTCGCCCAGGGCGCCGAGCTGATTCAGGCCATTGAACAGTTCCGCGCCACCGGCAAGACCGTGGTGGCTTACTCGGCGTGGTACGACCAGGCGTCTTACCTGCCGGCCAGCCATGCCGATGAAATTGTTATCGATCCGATGGGCATGCTCGCCATTGAAGGGCTGTCGAGCTATTCCAACTTCGTCAAAGGCCTGACCGACAAGCTGGGCGTCAATGTCAATGTGTTTCGCGTCGGCGAATTTAAATCGGCGGTCGAGCCGTTCATCCGTCAAGACATGTCGGACGAGGCCAAGGTCGCCAACCGCGCCTGGCTGGAAAGCCTGTGGGGTCGCTACGGTGTCAACGTGGCCGAGGGCCGCGACCTGCAAGACGATGCCGTTCACCAGTTTGTCGAGACCCTGCCGGCGCGCATGGAGGCCGAAGGCGGGCAGGCGGCAGAGATCGCCCTTCGCGCCGGCCTGGTCACCCATGTTGAGACCTTGCACGCGTTCCGGGCCCGCATGAAAGAGCGCGTCGGTGAAGACGCCGAGCACGGCAGCTTCCGCCAGATTCACTTTCAGCAATACCTCGCCGCCACCGAGTCACAGCGTCAGGCCGACCTGTCCGCCGGCACACCGCCCGGTGTGATTGCCCGCGTGGTGGTGCAGGGCGAGATCGTCAACGGTCAGGGCGATGTCGGGGTGTCGGGCGGCGATGCGGTCGAAGACCTGCTGATGGCGGCGCAACTCGACGAGTCGGTTCGGGCGGTGCTGCTCCGGGTCGACTCACCCGGCGGCAGCGTCTGGGCATCCGAGCAGATGCGGCGCGGCGTCGAGCAGCTCAAGGCAGCCGGCAAGCCGGTGGTGGTGTCGATGGGCAATGTCGCGGCCAGCGGCGGCTACTGGATCTCAATGAACGCCGACCGCATCTTTGCGCTGCCAGAAAGCATCACCGGCTCGATTGGCATCTTCGGTCTGTTGCCGACGTTCGAGAACAGCCTTGAGAAAATCGGTGTGAGTACCGACGGTGTCGGCACCACCTCGATGGCGGGCGCGTTTCGCCTTGACCGACCGCTGGGCGACAGCGCCAAGCGTGTCATCCAGGCCGAAATCGAGCGCGGCTACGACGACTTCATCAACAAGGTGGCCGAGGCGCGCGGCCAGACACCCGAGGCCATCGATTCGGTCGCGCAGGGCCGCGTCTGGAGTGGCGAGGCTGCACTCGACAAAGGCCTGATCGATGCGTTCGGCACCGAGGCAGACGCCGTTGCCGAGCTGGCGTCGCTCGCCGGACTGGACGACTGGGAACTGGTCGAATGGACCGATGTGCGCGACCTGTTCCAGTTGCTTTTCGACCAGTTCTTTGGCGGGCTGACCGGCATGGTGCGGGCGTCACTGATTCCCCAAAGCTGGCTGCAACTGTGGGCGCCCGTCGAGCGTGCGACGACCCCGTTGCTGCGCCTGAGCGACCCGCGTGGCCAGTACGCGCACTGTGAATGTGGTGTGGCCATCAGCACCCGCAGCGGGTACTGA
- a CDS encoding glutathione S-transferase family protein, protein MKLFCNATSPFARKVRVALHEMGLAERVEEIITDPFAAAPPPELLAANPLSRIPTLITDEGLALPDSKLIIEWLQTTQHNRLPTESARWAAARRATIAEGILEAAVASVLEKRRPESIIYPAALDRLSHAIERALDMLELEANALGDPVAVPTVANLNTGIALAYLDLRMPYLNWRQRAPSLIEWFDAFAARPSMQATEPPAAK, encoded by the coding sequence ATGAAGCTCTTCTGTAACGCCACGTCGCCGTTTGCCCGCAAGGTCCGCGTTGCCCTGCACGAAATGGGGCTGGCCGAGCGGGTCGAAGAAATCATCACCGACCCGTTTGCCGCCGCACCGCCGCCCGAGCTGCTGGCAGCCAATCCGCTGTCGCGCATCCCGACGCTGATCACCGACGAGGGTCTGGCCCTGCCCGACTCCAAGCTGATCATCGAATGGCTGCAAACCACGCAGCACAATCGCCTGCCGACCGAGTCGGCGCGGTGGGCTGCCGCGCGGCGCGCGACCATCGCCGAAGGCATTCTCGAAGCCGCCGTGGCCAGCGTGCTCGAAAAGCGTCGTCCCGAGAGCATCATCTACCCCGCTGCCCTGGACCGACTGTCACACGCCATCGAACGCGCGCTCGACATGCTCGAACTCGAAGCCAATGCGCTGGGCGACCCTGTCGCTGTGCCCACGGTGGCCAACCTCAACACCGGTATCGCGCTGGCCTATCTGGATCTGCGCATGCCCTATCTCAACTGGCGTCAGCGCGCGCCGTCGCTCATTGAATGGTTCGACGCCTTCGCAGCCCGCCCCTCCATGCAGGCGACTGAGCCGCCTGCTGCCAAGTAG